From Sphingomonas nostoxanthinifaciens, a single genomic window includes:
- a CDS encoding tetratricopeptide repeat-containing sulfotransferase family protein gives MAAHPDPRGNLAHAHDLLSRAAAAHARGDDALPLLERATTDHPHLAEAWRALGDLHHARDDTGAADRAHARAIVEAVYDPLLRHAANALARHDLPVAERLLKPHLAEHPTDVAAMRMLAELAGRLGRNADAENLLRRALELAPGFAPARYNLAIVLHRQHRAPDALIELDRLLEAEPDNPAYRNLMGAVLGGIGAYDAALGAFRQALDGRPDNPTMWMSYGHTLKTLGRRDDSIAAYRRSIALRPALGEAWWSLANLKTVKLEAADIAAMEAALAGDGLSPDDRFHLHFALGKAYEDAADWGASFGHYADGNRLRRQRLDYDPNETHALVERSRVLFTPDFLAAREGQGASDPAPIFILGMPRSGSTLVEQILASHSMVEGTRELPDIQAIAHRLSGRTLRSDPSLYPEALADLSPEQLRTLGEDYLARTRIHRKTDRPFFIDKMPNNWAHIGLIRLILPNATIIDTRRHPLACCFSNFKQHFARGQAFTYALDDLGHYYADYVAMMQHFDDLQPGRIHRIFHEDMVRDTEGQVRALLDACGLPFEPATLRFWQTERAVQTASSEQVRRPIFSDGLDQWRHFAPWLGPLETALGDALGYP, from the coding sequence ATGGCAGCGCATCCCGATCCGCGTGGCAACCTTGCCCATGCCCATGATTTGCTGTCGCGTGCGGCCGCGGCGCACGCGCGCGGCGACGATGCCTTGCCTCTGCTGGAGCGCGCGACCACCGACCATCCGCATCTGGCCGAGGCGTGGCGCGCGCTCGGCGACCTTCACCACGCACGCGACGACACCGGTGCCGCCGACCGCGCTCACGCCCGCGCCATCGTCGAGGCGGTGTACGATCCGCTGCTCCGCCACGCCGCCAATGCGCTCGCGAGGCATGATTTGCCGGTGGCCGAACGGCTGCTGAAACCGCACCTTGCCGAGCATCCGACCGACGTCGCGGCAATGCGGATGCTGGCGGAACTCGCCGGGCGGCTCGGTCGCAATGCGGACGCCGAAAATCTGTTGCGCCGCGCGCTGGAACTGGCACCCGGCTTCGCGCCCGCCCGCTACAATCTGGCGATCGTGCTCCACCGCCAGCATCGCGCACCCGACGCGCTGATCGAGCTCGACCGGCTGCTGGAGGCCGAGCCCGACAATCCCGCCTATCGCAATCTGATGGGCGCGGTGCTGGGCGGGATCGGCGCCTATGATGCGGCGCTCGGCGCCTTCCGGCAGGCGCTCGACGGGCGGCCCGACAATCCGACGATGTGGATGAGCTACGGCCACACGCTCAAGACGCTCGGCCGGCGCGACGACAGCATTGCCGCCTATCGCCGCAGCATCGCGCTCCGCCCCGCTTTGGGCGAGGCATGGTGGAGCCTCGCCAATCTTAAGACGGTGAAACTGGAAGCGGCCGACATCGCCGCGATGGAGGCGGCGCTGGCGGGCGACGGCCTGTCGCCCGACGATCGCTTCCACCTCCATTTCGCGTTGGGCAAGGCCTATGAGGACGCCGCCGATTGGGGAGCGTCGTTCGGCCATTATGCGGATGGCAACCGCCTGCGCCGCCAGCGGCTCGATTATGATCCGAACGAGACGCACGCATTGGTCGAGCGCAGCCGTGTCTTGTTCACCCCGGATTTCCTCGCCGCACGCGAAGGACAAGGCGCATCCGATCCCGCGCCGATCTTCATCCTCGGCATGCCGCGCTCGGGCTCGACGCTGGTCGAGCAGATCCTCGCGAGCCATTCGATGGTCGAGGGCACGCGCGAATTGCCCGACATCCAGGCGATCGCGCATCGCCTGTCGGGGCGGACGCTGCGCAGCGATCCGTCGCTTTACCCCGAAGCGCTGGCGGACCTGTCGCCCGAACAACTGCGCACGCTCGGCGAGGACTATCTCGCCCGCACGCGCATCCACCGCAAGACCGACCGGCCCTTCTTCATCGACAAGATGCCGAACAACTGGGCACATATCGGCCTGATCCGGCTGATCCTGCCCAATGCGACGATCATCGATACCCGCCGCCATCCGCTCGCCTGCTGCTTCTCCAACTTCAAGCAGCATTTCGCGCGCGGGCAGGCATTCACCTACGCACTCGACGATCTCGGGCATTATTATGCCGACTATGTCGCGATGATGCAGCATTTCGACGACCTACAGCCCGGCCGCATCCACCGCATTTTCCACGAGGACATGGTGCGCGACACCGAGGGGCAGGTACGCGCGCTGCTCGACGCATGCGGCCTGCCGTTCGAGCCCGCGACCTTGCGCTTCTGGCAAACCGAACGCGCGGTGCAGACGGCGAGTTCGGAACAGGTGCGCCGCCCGATCTTCAGCGACGGGCTCGACCAATGGCGCCATTTCGCACCCTGGCTCGGCCCGCTCGAAACCGCTTTGGGCGACGCGTTGGGCTATCCCTGA
- a CDS encoding TonB-dependent receptor, with product MRNATTMLLATTMLTATAQAQQAGPPDTAVSSPATASAAPADPTSGGDIIVTATKRSESLQNVPISIQALGTETLAQHQVANLDDYVKLLPSVSYQSFGPGQSQIYFRGIVTGGDGLASGPLPTTGLYIDETPVTTIAGSVDIHAYDMARVEALSGPQGTLYGASSLSGTLRLITNKPDTSRLYGAIDVQGDKYGPGGYGGTAEGFINIPLNENIALRVVGFYERQGGYIDNLAVTGRIVQDPTTGTYLYNQPYQRPHTLDDGSVVNSPYYPNNSHFAKNNFNTATTYGGRAALKVDLNDNWTMTPGIIYQHLKTNGTFLYDPRVGDLAVHDFTPDYDKDHWYLASMTLQGKVSDWDVTYSGSYFQRTVDQVQDYSYFSVAYDSYTDYNYYKDAAGNDLDPTQIIHGHDRYTKQSHELRISSPADYRLRLTAGAFMQRQTDQRTADYILPGLSTASVAFNSPIPGAPQDDVFYTSIHRVDRDYAMFAEAAYDILPNLTLNAGIRGFMANNTLSGFSGTSGSITNQNATNGCQPLTVQGCPNVDKKYVQSGETHKVNLSWKIDHNRMVYFTYSTGFRPGGNNRDAFALGKLQSLPPYQADTLTNYEVGWKTSWFNHTLRFNGALFWEDWSKVQYSEPGLLGIFYTVNAGSARSRGVEGDISWTLFRHLTLSTSGTYADAKLTSNFAGSDGTILAPSGTRLPVNPRFKINGNARYEFKTGELRDFVQASVSHQSGTTSYLTTAGEAVLGPTSGFTTFDFSGGTAFGNYTLSAFIQNAFDKRGILSKNGQCAPTLCGQYARLYPIKPQYFGLKMGMKF from the coding sequence ATGCGCAACGCGACGACGATGCTGCTGGCGACGACGATGCTCACAGCTACCGCGCAGGCGCAGCAGGCCGGGCCGCCGGACACCGCGGTCAGTTCGCCCGCCACGGCATCCGCGGCGCCTGCCGATCCAACGTCGGGCGGCGACATCATCGTCACCGCGACCAAGCGGTCGGAAAGCCTGCAGAACGTGCCCATCAGCATCCAGGCGCTCGGCACCGAGACGCTGGCGCAGCATCAGGTGGCCAACCTCGACGATTATGTGAAGCTGCTGCCCAGCGTCAGCTACCAATCGTTCGGCCCGGGCCAATCGCAAATCTATTTCCGCGGCATCGTCACCGGCGGCGACGGCCTCGCCTCGGGCCCGTTGCCGACTACGGGCCTCTATATCGACGAAACGCCTGTCACGACGATCGCCGGATCGGTCGACATCCACGCCTACGACATGGCGCGCGTCGAGGCGCTGTCGGGTCCGCAGGGCACGCTGTACGGCGCATCGTCGCTGTCGGGCACGTTGCGCCTGATCACCAACAAGCCCGATACGTCGCGCCTCTACGGCGCGATCGACGTGCAGGGCGATAAATATGGGCCCGGCGGCTATGGTGGCACCGCCGAAGGCTTCATCAACATCCCGCTGAACGAGAATATCGCGCTGCGCGTCGTTGGCTTCTACGAGCGTCAGGGCGGCTATATCGACAATCTCGCGGTGACCGGCCGCATCGTGCAGGATCCGACCACCGGCACTTATCTCTACAACCAGCCCTATCAGCGACCGCACACGCTGGACGACGGCAGCGTCGTCAACTCGCCTTATTATCCCAACAATTCGCACTTCGCGAAGAACAACTTCAACACCGCCACCACCTATGGCGGCCGCGCCGCGCTGAAGGTCGACCTGAACGATAATTGGACGATGACGCCGGGCATCATCTACCAGCATCTGAAGACCAACGGCACCTTCCTCTACGATCCGCGCGTCGGCGATCTCGCCGTGCACGATTTCACGCCCGATTACGACAAGGACCACTGGTATCTCGCGTCGATGACGCTGCAGGGCAAGGTGAGTGACTGGGACGTCACTTATTCCGGATCATACTTCCAGCGCACGGTCGACCAGGTTCAGGATTATTCCTACTTCTCGGTCGCCTATGACAGCTACACCGATTACAATTACTACAAGGACGCGGCCGGCAACGATCTCGATCCGACCCAGATCATCCATGGCCACGATCGCTACACCAAGCAGAGCCACGAACTGCGCATCAGTTCGCCCGCCGACTATCGCCTGCGGCTGACCGCCGGGGCGTTCATGCAGCGCCAGACCGACCAGCGCACCGCCGACTATATCCTGCCGGGGCTCAGCACCGCATCGGTCGCGTTCAACTCGCCCATCCCCGGCGCACCGCAGGACGACGTCTTCTACACCTCGATCCACCGCGTCGACCGCGACTATGCGATGTTCGCCGAGGCCGCCTACGACATCCTGCCGAACCTCACGCTGAATGCCGGCATCCGCGGTTTCATGGCGAACAACACCCTCTCCGGCTTTTCCGGAACGAGCGGCAGCATCACCAACCAGAATGCGACGAACGGCTGCCAGCCGCTGACGGTGCAGGGCTGCCCGAACGTCGACAAGAAATATGTCCAGTCGGGTGAGACCCACAAGGTCAATCTGAGCTGGAAGATCGACCATAATCGGATGGTCTATTTCACCTATTCCACCGGTTTCCGGCCCGGTGGCAATAATCGCGATGCGTTCGCGCTGGGCAAGCTGCAGAGCCTGCCGCCTTATCAGGCCGATACGCTCACCAATTACGAGGTCGGCTGGAAGACGAGCTGGTTCAACCACACGCTGCGCTTCAACGGCGCGCTGTTCTGGGAAGACTGGAGCAAGGTGCAGTATAGCGAGCCGGGCCTGCTCGGCATCTTCTACACGGTCAACGCCGGCAGCGCGCGATCGCGCGGCGTGGAAGGCGACATCAGCTGGACGTTGTTCCGCCACCTGACGCTGTCGACGTCGGGCACCTATGCCGACGCCAAGCTGACGTCGAACTTCGCCGGCAGCGACGGCACTATCCTCGCGCCGTCCGGCACGCGCCTGCCGGTCAATCCGCGCTTCAAGATCAACGGCAATGCCCGCTACGAGTTCAAGACGGGCGAGTTGCGCGACTTCGTGCAGGCGAGCGTCAGCCACCAGAGCGGCACCACCTCATACCTGACGACGGCGGGCGAGGCGGTGCTGGGACCGACCAGCGGCTTCACCACCTTCGATTTCTCGGGCGGTACGGCGTTCGGCAATTACACGCTCTCGGCGTTCATCCAGAACGCCTTCGACAAGCGCGGCATCCTCAGCAAGAACGGCCAGTGCGCGCCGACCCTGTGCGGCCAATATGCCCGCCTCTACCCGATCAAGCCGCAATATTTCGGCTTGAAGATGGGCATGAAGTTCTAA
- a CDS encoding tryptophan halogenase family protein, whose protein sequence is MEAGAVKRVVIAGGGTAGWVAAAALVRHLGPLLSITLVESDEIGTVGVGESTIPTARSFHNLLGINEPVFVRETHATFKLGIAFENWRAEGDRYFHPFGSVGRSVWMGDFQHFWLEAAARGFAAPYGAYSPEQLAAEAGRFSNDPEAGLAYAYHLDATAYARFLRGLAEPAGVRRVEGRIERVTRDGESGFITGLELASGERVEGDFFIDCTGFRALLIGETLGVSFEDWGQWIATDRALAVQTESVGPPVPYTRAIAYGAGWRWQIPLQTRVGNGLVYASADLSDDEARQRLLDALDGRPLFDPRAIRFRTGMRSSAWSHNCVALGLAGGFIEPLESTSIHLIHVAVTRLLQLFPFHGIDDAIVSRFNAQATREGEGIRDFIILHYKLTERADTAFWRRCRDMAIPDTLTQRIALFAESAMAYQAGEDLFRVDSWVAVMLGQGIRPAHWHALAQLMPDAELRKAFTDLEAGVRARVAKLPPHEAAFAN, encoded by the coding sequence ATGGAAGCCGGGGCGGTCAAGCGGGTCGTCATTGCGGGCGGCGGCACGGCCGGGTGGGTCGCGGCGGCGGCGCTCGTAAGGCATCTCGGCCCCTTGCTCTCGATCACGCTCGTCGAGTCCGACGAGATCGGCACGGTGGGCGTCGGTGAATCCACCATCCCGACCGCGCGCAGCTTCCATAATCTGTTGGGCATCAACGAGCCGGTCTTCGTCCGCGAGACCCATGCCACCTTCAAGCTCGGCATCGCGTTCGAGAATTGGCGGGCCGAGGGGGATCGCTATTTCCACCCGTTCGGCTCGGTCGGGCGATCGGTGTGGATGGGCGACTTCCAGCATTTCTGGCTGGAGGCGGCGGCGCGCGGTTTCGCCGCACCTTATGGAGCCTATTCGCCCGAACAACTGGCGGCGGAGGCCGGGCGCTTCAGCAACGATCCCGAGGCGGGCCTCGCTTATGCCTATCATCTCGACGCGACGGCTTATGCGCGCTTCCTGCGCGGCCTCGCCGAGCCGGCAGGCGTCCGTCGGGTCGAGGGGCGGATCGAGCGCGTGACGCGCGACGGCGAGAGCGGCTTCATCACCGGCCTCGAGCTCGCCTCGGGCGAACGGGTCGAGGGCGATTTTTTCATCGATTGCACCGGCTTTCGCGCGCTGCTGATCGGCGAGACCTTGGGGGTGTCGTTCGAGGATTGGGGCCAGTGGATCGCCACCGACCGCGCGTTGGCGGTGCAGACCGAGTCCGTCGGGCCGCCCGTGCCTTACACGCGCGCGATCGCATATGGAGCGGGCTGGCGGTGGCAGATCCCGCTACAGACGCGCGTCGGCAACGGCCTCGTTTATGCCAGCGCCGATTTGTCCGACGACGAGGCGCGCCAGCGTCTGCTCGACGCGCTCGACGGTCGGCCATTGTTCGATCCGCGAGCAATCCGATTCCGGACGGGCATGCGGAGCAGCGCATGGTCGCACAATTGCGTCGCGTTGGGGTTGGCGGGCGGCTTCATCGAGCCGCTGGAGTCGACCAGCATCCATCTGATCCACGTGGCGGTGACGCGGCTGCTGCAATTGTTTCCATTCCACGGCATCGACGACGCGATCGTGTCCCGCTTCAACGCGCAGGCGACGCGCGAAGGGGAGGGCATCCGCGATTTCATCATCCTGCACTACAAATTGACCGAGCGCGCCGACACGGCCTTCTGGCGGCGTTGTCGCGACATGGCGATCCCGGACACGCTGACGCAGCGCATCGCGCTCTTCGCCGAGAGCGCGATGGCCTATCAGGCCGGGGAAGACCTGTTCCGGGTCGATTCATGGGTGGCGGTGATGCTGGGGCAGGGGATCCGCCCCGCGCACTGGCACGCGCTGGCGCAACTCATGCCCGACGCCGAATTGCGCAAGGCGTTCACCGACCTCGAGGCCGGCGTCCGCGCGCGGGTGGCGAAGCTGCCGCCGCATGAGGCGGCATTCGCGAACTGA
- a CDS encoding TonB-dependent receptor, translated as MAFPGRSDAQNGGGPQQGAEATNAQPGPAPAISQAEGAQRAEDIIVTGIRASLERSIAIKRDSVGVVDAISAEDIGKFPDTNLAESLQRITGVSINRRNGEGSDVTVRGFSAQYNLVTLNGRQLAASDQQNTGGGEDTDFSRSTSRSFDFSNLASEGVKTLEVYKTGRAAIPSGGIGATINVVTRRPLDSRESGLNGSIGAKAVYDSSSDDCVSCGSHVTPEVSGLASWSNAEQTFGVSVFGSYQKRDFSNISATVQGWNITTLAQFLDPNNGNVNANTKINNAPTDPNALVARPNDFRYHFGEAKRERINGQAILQFKPTDRLDISVDGLFAQNRQSERRSDQSNWFNRPFDVVTFDGGHSVATTSYLHEMIAGETKDSGFEQQYRGQKSQLYDAGLNAKWDLTDNFRVAFDGHIGESKSTPDNPNGMSSTLVAISAPILSSHATSYAGGFPTQTVVFSDPSTPTTLHPTIKGNGNGQLDVGDLGSQVGRQVATTFRQRIKEARLDAGWDLGGGSRFDFGGDFRTTNTRSTQTQYTQTLGDWGNANPRDVQQYAPGVVQQFCLVCRFSQFDPKATGDGLIAFRAQDPTKLYNLLSAAYTATGNPNNANKITGFSDDRVKEDIYAAYTQVTWKGEIAGHAASLVAGARYEKTITHANSLQAIPLNIVWQSDNDFTTIVSSSYQPVTGKGNYDNLLPSMDFQVNIRKDLIGRFSFSRTISRPSYGNLFASVSASPPSDATAVGGTAGGAANDTNLKPLVSDNFDLSLEWYFKPDSYVSAGFFDKRVHNFIGNTVVKRNLFGLRDPSSGAAGSRSGTAKAQLQTIGADITDVNLFTYTALLQQNGGNLAAANATFLANYNSTARALNQAFVDTTLAAVDIIADNNDPLFNFNVNTPINNKDAEIYGLEIAGQYFFGNSGIGVSAAYTLVRGDIGIDVAADPNVDQFALIGLSDTANATLIYDKYGISARLSYNWRGKFLSAVNKDAFHNPEFTKAYGQVDLNISYDVTPHLALSVEAINLNKESVVTYARSTNEIWLAQEGQRRFLFGARYRW; from the coding sequence TTGGCATTTCCTGGCCGCTCGGACGCCCAGAATGGCGGCGGTCCGCAGCAGGGCGCCGAGGCGACCAACGCCCAGCCGGGGCCGGCGCCGGCCATATCGCAGGCCGAAGGCGCCCAGCGCGCCGAGGACATCATCGTCACCGGCATCCGCGCCTCGCTCGAACGCTCGATCGCGATCAAGCGGGATTCGGTCGGCGTGGTCGATGCGATCTCCGCCGAGGATATCGGGAAATTTCCGGATACCAACCTGGCGGAATCGCTCCAGCGCATCACCGGCGTGTCGATTAACCGCCGCAACGGCGAAGGCTCGGACGTGACGGTGCGCGGTTTCAGCGCGCAATATAACCTCGTGACCCTCAACGGCCGCCAGCTTGCCGCGTCCGACCAGCAGAATACCGGCGGGGGCGAGGACACCGATTTCTCGCGCAGCACCAGCCGATCGTTCGACTTCTCGAACCTCGCATCGGAGGGCGTGAAGACGCTCGAAGTCTACAAGACCGGGCGCGCCGCCATCCCGTCCGGCGGCATCGGCGCCACGATCAACGTCGTCACGCGTCGCCCGCTCGATTCACGCGAGAGTGGGCTCAACGGCTCGATCGGCGCCAAGGCCGTCTATGACAGCAGCTCGGACGATTGCGTGAGTTGCGGCTCGCATGTCACGCCGGAGGTCTCGGGCCTGGCAAGCTGGAGCAATGCCGAGCAGACGTTCGGCGTGTCGGTCTTCGGCAGCTATCAGAAGCGCGATTTCTCGAACATCAGCGCCACGGTGCAGGGCTGGAACATCACCACGCTGGCGCAATTCCTCGATCCGAACAACGGCAACGTCAACGCCAACACCAAGATCAACAACGCGCCGACCGATCCCAACGCGCTCGTCGCCCGCCCCAACGACTTCCGCTATCATTTCGGCGAAGCGAAGCGCGAGCGGATCAACGGCCAGGCGATCCTCCAGTTCAAGCCGACCGACCGGCTCGACATCAGCGTCGACGGCCTGTTCGCGCAGAACCGTCAGTCGGAGCGTCGGTCCGACCAGTCGAACTGGTTCAATCGCCCGTTCGACGTCGTGACGTTCGACGGCGGTCACTCGGTCGCGACGACCAGCTATCTGCACGAGATGATTGCCGGCGAGACCAAGGATTCGGGCTTCGAACAGCAATATCGCGGGCAAAAGTCGCAGCTGTACGATGCCGGCCTCAACGCCAAATGGGATCTGACCGACAATTTCCGCGTCGCCTTCGACGGCCATATCGGTGAATCCAAGAGCACGCCGGACAATCCCAATGGCATGTCGTCCACGCTGGTGGCGATCAGCGCGCCGATCCTGTCCTCGCACGCGACCAGCTATGCCGGCGGCTTCCCGACGCAGACGGTCGTGTTCAGCGATCCGTCGACGCCGACCACGCTCCACCCCACAATCAAGGGCAACGGCAACGGCCAGCTCGACGTGGGCGATCTCGGCAGCCAGGTCGGGCGGCAGGTGGCGACGACGTTCCGTCAACGGATCAAGGAGGCACGGCTGGACGCTGGCTGGGATCTGGGCGGCGGCAGCCGGTTCGACTTCGGCGGCGACTTCCGCACCACCAACACGCGCTCGACCCAGACCCAATATACCCAGACGCTGGGCGACTGGGGCAACGCCAATCCGCGCGACGTCCAGCAATATGCGCCCGGCGTCGTCCAGCAATTCTGCCTGGTCTGTCGCTTCAGCCAGTTCGATCCCAAGGCGACCGGCGATGGCCTGATCGCCTTCCGCGCGCAGGATCCGACCAAGCTCTACAATCTGCTCTCGGCCGCCTACACCGCGACGGGCAACCCCAACAACGCCAACAAGATCACCGGCTTTTCGGACGATCGGGTGAAGGAGGATATCTACGCCGCCTACACGCAGGTGACATGGAAAGGCGAGATTGCCGGGCACGCCGCCAGTCTCGTCGCCGGCGCGCGCTACGAGAAGACGATCACCCACGCCAATTCGCTGCAGGCGATCCCGCTCAACATCGTCTGGCAGTCCGACAATGACTTCACCACAATCGTGTCGAGCAGTTACCAGCCAGTGACCGGCAAGGGCAATTACGACAATTTGCTGCCGTCGATGGATTTCCAGGTGAACATCCGGAAGGATCTGATCGGCCGCTTCTCGTTCAGCCGCACCATCTCGCGCCCTAGCTATGGCAACCTCTTCGCATCGGTCAGCGCAAGCCCGCCGAGCGATGCCACCGCCGTTGGCGGCACCGCCGGCGGCGCCGCCAATGATACGAACTTGAAGCCGCTCGTCTCCGACAATTTCGATCTGTCGCTGGAATGGTATTTCAAGCCGGACAGCTACGTATCCGCCGGCTTCTTCGATAAGCGTGTGCACAATTTCATCGGCAATACGGTGGTGAAGCGCAACCTGTTCGGCCTGCGCGACCCGAGCTCGGGCGCGGCGGGCAGCCGTTCGGGGACGGCGAAGGCGCAGTTGCAGACGATCGGCGCCGACATCACCGACGTCAATCTGTTCACCTACACCGCACTGCTCCAGCAGAATGGCGGCAATCTTGCGGCCGCGAACGCGACCTTCCTTGCCAACTACAACAGTACGGCTCGCGCTCTCAATCAGGCGTTCGTCGACACCACCCTGGCGGCAGTCGACATCATCGCCGACAACAACGATCCGCTGTTCAACTTCAACGTCAACACGCCGATCAACAACAAGGATGCCGAGATCTACGGCCTGGAGATTGCAGGCCAGTATTTCTTCGGCAATTCGGGCATCGGCGTGTCGGCGGCCTACACGCTGGTCCGCGGCGACATCGGCATCGATGTGGCGGCCGACCCGAACGTCGACCAGTTCGCGCTGATCGGTCTCAGCGATACCGCCAATGCGACGCTGATCTACGACAAATACGGCATCTCCGCACGGCTCAGCTACAATTGGCGCGGCAAGTTCCTGTCCGCGGTCAACAAGGATGCGTTCCACAATCCGGAATTCACCAAGGCCTATGGCCAGGTCGATCTGAACATCAGCTACGACGTCACACCGCATCTCGCGCTGTCGGTCGAAGCGATCAACCTCAACAAGGAAAGCGTGGTCACATACGCCCGCTCGACCAACGAGATCTGGCTGGCGCAGGAGGGTCAGCGGCGCTTCCTGTTCGGCGCGCGCTATCGCTGGTAA
- a CDS encoding SapC family protein, with the protein MADIHLLNNVDHADLRVVTTRGARWGDAINQVPVMPTEFASAQRDFPILFRRGADGQFVALAILGLDRDENLFLDGDRWTSRYIPALLARGPFSIGLQQRDDGTREPMIHVDRDDPRVGTQVGERLFREHGGNSFYLDQVAEVLRALHAGHAAQAPMFAAFAEAGLLEPARIELTLNDTLRYDLADFQTIGLDALHGLRGAALDRLHERGFLAAAIHVASSLGNFERLIALKNQQRAGA; encoded by the coding sequence ATGGCCGACATCCATCTGCTCAACAATGTTGACCACGCCGATCTGCGGGTGGTGACGACCCGCGGCGCGCGCTGGGGTGACGCGATCAACCAGGTGCCGGTCATGCCGACCGAATTCGCGTCGGCGCAGCGCGATTTCCCGATCCTGTTCCGCCGGGGTGCCGACGGACAATTCGTGGCGCTGGCGATCCTCGGGCTGGACCGCGACGAAAACCTGTTCCTCGACGGTGACCGCTGGACCTCGCGCTACATCCCAGCCCTGCTCGCGCGCGGCCCCTTCTCGATCGGATTGCAACAGCGGGATGACGGGACGCGCGAGCCGATGATCCATGTCGACCGCGACGATCCCCGCGTCGGCACCCAAGTTGGCGAGCGCCTTTTCCGCGAGCATGGCGGCAACAGCTTCTATCTCGATCAGGTCGCGGAGGTGCTGCGCGCGCTCCATGCTGGCCACGCGGCGCAGGCGCCGATGTTCGCCGCCTTCGCGGAAGCGGGACTGCTGGAGCCCGCGCGGATCGAGCTGACGCTCAACGATACGCTGCGTTACGACCTCGCCGATTTTCAGACGATCGGGCTGGATGCGCTACACGGACTGCGCGGAGCGGCTCTGGACCGCCTGCACGAACGCGGCTTCCTCGCCGCCGCGATTCACGTCGCATCCTCGCTCGGCAATTTCGAACGGCTGATCGCGCTTAAGAATCAGCAGCGCGCGGGCGCCTGA
- a CDS encoding cupin-like domain-containing protein: MPRAVRTLDAAEHAAIGDDALLTASEPLVVKGLARDWPLVRRGLESAGAALDYVQQFDAGRPVTAYIADPATGGRFTYNADLTAMGFKRERAVLADCLDRLREAGDDPTAQHLYIGSTDIDSHLPGFAPENPLPLTSPLLDAHPPLASIWIGNRSIAPAHWDMSNNIAVCAVGRRRFTLFPPDQAANLYPGPLEPTPAGQVVSMVDFDAPDFTRHPGFRIALAAAQVAELEPGDVLVYPALWWHQVEALDPVNMLVNYWWNAAGDFMDSPMVTILHGFLSLRDRPLAEKQAWRALFDYYLFGPAEAAAAHLPDHARGPLAPLDPAIARRLRAQVSARLQR, from the coding sequence ATGCCGCGCGCCGTCCGTACGCTGGATGCGGCCGAGCATGCCGCGATCGGCGACGACGCCTTGCTCACCGCATCCGAGCCGCTGGTGGTAAAGGGGCTCGCGCGCGATTGGCCGCTTGTGCGGCGCGGGCTGGAGTCCGCCGGCGCAGCGCTCGATTATGTTCAGCAGTTCGACGCCGGACGGCCGGTCACCGCTTATATCGCCGATCCGGCAACCGGGGGCCGTTTCACCTACAATGCCGACCTGACCGCGATGGGCTTCAAACGCGAGCGGGCGGTGCTCGCCGACTGTCTCGACCGTTTGCGCGAGGCGGGCGACGATCCCACCGCCCAACACCTTTATATCGGCTCGACCGACATCGACAGCCACCTGCCCGGCTTCGCCCCCGAAAACCCGCTTCCCCTGACCAGCCCGCTGCTCGACGCGCACCCGCCGCTGGCCAGCATCTGGATCGGCAACCGCTCGATCGCGCCGGCACATTGGGACATGTCGAACAACATCGCGGTCTGCGCAGTCGGGCGACGGCGCTTCACGCTGTTCCCGCCCGATCAGGCGGCAAACCTCTATCCCGGCCCGCTCGAGCCGACGCCGGCAGGCCAGGTGGTCAGCATGGTCGATTTCGACGCGCCCGATTTCACGCGCCACCCTGGCTTCCGCATCGCGTTGGCCGCCGCACAGGTGGCCGAACTGGAGCCGGGCGACGTGCTCGTCTACCCGGCTTTGTGGTGGCATCAGGTCGAGGCGCTCGATCCCGTCAACATGCTCGTCAATTATTGGTGGAACGCAGCGGGCGACTTCATGGATTCGCCGATGGTGACGATCCTCCACGGCTTCCTGTCGCTGCGCGATCGACCGTTGGCCGAGAAGCAGGCGTGGCGGGCGCTGTTCGATTATTACCTGTTCGGCCCGGCCGAGGCAGCCGCGGCGCACCTTCCCGATCATGCGCGCGGGCCGCTGGCGCCGCTCGATCCCGCCATAGCGCGCCGGCTGCGGGCGCAGGTTTCGGCGCGGCTGCAGCGCTAG